A single region of the Anguilla rostrata isolate EN2019 chromosome 11, ASM1855537v3, whole genome shotgun sequence genome encodes:
- the emd gene encoding emerin (Emery-Dreifuss muscular dystrophy): MAALSSKSAQEISDLLDDYGIKHGPIVDSTRGLYEKKLKAAMAADTPAKPLSEKTYYREEEERPLKPLYEKKLKAAMAADSPAKPLSDKTYYREEEEEITYVHRRVPLRSELVMDSGRSYYTNTANYREPEDESGDQPSVYRSEAPQRYVSQSEASRRYVSQSQPPLARSALAATPQKGSGSRSGRLIPLWLQFLVFLVVAAFLYYVFTSMEAPENNPFKGVE; the protein is encoded by the exons ATGGCAGCCCTGAGTAGCAAGTCAGCTCAAGAAATCAGCGATTTACTGGACGACTATGGCATTAAACACGGCCCTATTGTCG ATTCCACCCGTGGCCTTTATGAGAAGAAACTGAAGGCGGCCATGGCTGCGGACACTCCGGCGAAGCCATTATCTGAGAAGACCTACTacagagaggagg aGGAGAGACCGTTAAAACCACTTTATGAGAAGAAGCTGAAGGCAGCCATGGCTGCGGACAGTCCGGCAAAGCCATTATCTGATAAGACCTACTacagagaggagg AGGAGGAAATAACTTATGTTCATCGTCGTGTCCCA CTGAGAAGCGAGTTGGTTATGGATAG TGGGAGGTCCTATTATACAAACACAGCTAACTACAGGGAGCCTGAAGATGAAAGTGGAGATCA gcccaGCGTGTACCGGTCCGAGGCGCCCCAGCGGTACGTCTCGCAGTCCGAGGCGTCCCGCCGCTACGTCTCGCAGTCCCAGCCGCCGCTCGCGAGGTCCGCCCTCGCTGCCACGCCCCAGAAGGGGAGCGGCTCTCGCTCCGGCCGCCTCATCCCGCTCTGGCTGCAGTTCCTGGTCTTCCTGGTGGTGGCGGCGTTCCTGTATTACGTCTTCACCAGTATGGAGGCCCCCGAGAACAACCCCTTCAAAGGAGTCGAATGA